In a genomic window of Lagopus muta isolate bLagMut1 chromosome 2, bLagMut1 primary, whole genome shotgun sequence:
- the CALM2 gene encoding calmodulin-2: MADQLTEEQIAEFKEAFSLFDKDGDGTITTKELGTVMRSLGQNPTEAELQDMINEVDADGNGTIDFPEFLTMMARKMKDTDSEEEIREAFRVFDKDGNGYISAAELRHVMTNLGEKLTDEEVDEMIREADIDGDGQVNYEEFVQMMTAK, from the exons ATG GCTGATCAACTGACAGAAGAGCAGATCGCAG AATTCAAAGAAGCTTTTTCACTATTTGACAAGGATGGTGATGGTACTATAACTACAAAGGAGTTGGGGACTGTGATGAGATCACTTGGTCAGAACCCCACAGAAGCAGAATTACAGGATATGATCAATGAAGTAGACGCTGATG GCAATGGCACAATTGACTTCCCAGAGTTTCTGACAATGAtggcaagaaaaatgaaagatacaGATAGTGAAGAAGAAATTAGAGAAGCGTTCCGTGTGTTTGACAAG gATGGTAACGGTTACATTAGTGCTGCAGAACTCCGTCATGTGATGACAAATCTTGGGGAGAAGCTAACAGATGAAGAAGTTGATGAAATGATTAGGGAAGCAGACATTGATGGTGATGGTCAAGTAAACTATGAAG agTTTGTACAAATGATGACAGCGAAGTGA